A portion of the Malania oleifera isolate guangnan ecotype guangnan chromosome 3, ASM2987363v1, whole genome shotgun sequence genome contains these proteins:
- the LOC131152409 gene encoding NADP-dependent malic enzyme-like: MLWLSRGRFLGRALGVFGRREKEKTGCWVVMESTLKEMRNGYVDARNGGAGGGVEDVYGEDSATVDQLLTPWTVSVASGYNLLRDPRHNKGLAFNEKERDAHYLRGLLPPAVLSQELQEKRVMHILRQYKVPLQRYMAMMDLQERNERLFYKLLIDNVEELLPVVYTPTVGEACQKYGSIFRHSQGLYISLKEKGKILEVLKNWPERNIQVIVVTDGERILGLGDLGCQGMGIPVGKLSLYTALGGLRPSACLPITIDVGTNNEQLLKDEFYIGLRQKRATGKEYAELLHEFMSAVKQNYGEKVLIQFEDFANHNAFELLAKYRTSHLVFNDDIQGTASVVLAGLIAALKLVGGTLADHKFLFLGAGEAGTGIAELIALEMSKETKAPLEETRKKIWLVDSKGLIVSSRKESLQHFKKPWAHEREPVKDLLDAVKAIKPTVLIGSSGVGKTFTKEVVEAMVSFNEKPLILALSNPTSQSECTAEEAYTWSKGRAIFASGSPFDPVEQDGKVFVPGQANNAYIFPGFGLGLIISGAIRVHDDMLLAASEALAAQVTEENFGKGLLYPPFSNIRKISAHIAANVAAKAYELGLASRLPRPKNLIKYAESCMYSPVYRSYR, from the exons ATGTTGTGGTTAAGCAGAGGAAGATTTCTG GGCAGAGCCCTGGGCGTGTTTGGCCGGCGAGAAAAAGAGAAAACAGGTTGTTGGGTTGTGATGGAGAGCACGTTGAAGGAGATGAGGAATGGGTATGTAGATGCCAGGAATGGTGGTGCTGGGGGTGGGGTTGAGGACGTGTATGGCGAAGATAGCGCCACTGTTGATCAGCTGCTGACCCCCTGGACTGTCTCTGTTGCTAG TGGATATAATCTGTTGCGGGATCCACGCCATAACAAAGGGCTTGCCTTCAACGAGAAAGAGAGGGATGCACACTACTTGCGTGGCCTTCTACCCCCAGCAGTCCTGAGTCAGGAGCTTCAG GAGAAGAGAGTGATGCACATTCTCCGCCAATACAAAGTCCCATTGCAAAGATACATGGCCATGATGGATCTGCAG GAGAGAAATGAGAGGTTATTTTACAAGCTTCTCATTGATAATGTTGAGGAACTGCTTCCAGTTGTGTATACACCTACAGTTGGCGAGGCTTGCCAGAAATATGGGAGCATTTTCAGGCATTCCCAGGGTCTCTACatcagtttgaaagaaaa GGGAAAAATTCTTGAAGTACTGAAAAACTGGCCTGAGAGGAATATTCAAGTTATTGTTGTGACTGATGGCGAGCGTATTTTGGGGCTTGGGGATCTTGGCTGCCAG GGAATGGGGATTCCAGTGGGAAAACTTTCTTTGTATACAGCACTTGGAGGACTCCGTCCCTCAGCA TGCTTGCCTATAACCATTGATGTTGGAACAAACAACGAACAGTTGTTGAAGGATGAATTTTACATTGGGCTCAGACAAAAGAGGGCTACTGGAAAG GAATATGCTGAGCTTCTACACGAATTCATGTCTGCAGTAAAGCAAAACTATGGGGAAAAAGTCCTTATACAG TTTGAAGATTTTGCAAATCACAATGCTTTTGAGCTGCTAGCAAAATACCGCACAAGCCATCTCGTCTTCAATGATGATATACAG GGAACAGCATCTGTGGTTCTGGCAGGGCTTATTGCAGCTTTGAAAttagttgggggaactttggCTGACCATAAATTCTTATTTTTGGGTGCTGGGGAG GCTGGAACTGGCATAGCAGAGCTTATAGCTCTTGAGATGTCAAAAGAG ACAAAAGCTCCATTGGAGGAAACACGAAAGAAGATTTGGCTTGTGGATTCGAAG GGACTCATTGTCAGTTCTCGCAAGGAGTCACTTCAACATTTCAAGAAGCCTTGGGCACATGAGCGTGAACCTGTAAAGGATCTTTTAGATGCTGTTAAG GCTATCAAGCCAACGGTGCTAATAGGATCATCTGGAGTAGGAAAGACATTTACAAAAGAGGTGGTTGAAGCCATGGTATCCTTCAATGAG AAACCTCTTATTCTTGCTCTATCCAATCCAACTTCACAATCAGAGTGCACAGCTGAAGAAGCCTATACATGGAGCAAG GGCCGGGCAATATTTGCTAGTGGAAGCCCATTTGATCCTGTTGAACAAGATGGGAAAGTTTTTGTCCCAGGCCAG GCAAACAATGCTTACATATTTCCTGGATTTGGTTTGGGTTTGATCATATCTGGTGCCATTCGTGTGCATGATGACATGCTTTTGGCAGCCT CGGAGGCTCTGGCTGCACAGGTGACTGAGGAAAACTTTGGGAAGGGCCTGTTGTACCCACCATTCTCCAATATCAGGAAGATATCAGCCCATATTGCTGCTAATGTTGCTGCAAAGGCATATGAACTTG GTCTGGCTTCTCGTCTTCCTAGACCTAAGAATCTTATCAAGTATGCAGAGAGCTGCATGTACAGCCCTGTTTACCGAAGCTACCGTTGA